The Terriglobales bacterium genome includes the window TGCCCAGATGTGCCGCATCGCCCACGATGCCGGAACAAGAGTCTTGATCGACGCGGCCCAGTCTGTGCCTCATATGTCCGTTGATGTTCGGCAACTCGATTGTGACTTTCTGGCATTTTCAGGCCACAAGATCATGGGGCCCATGGGTATCGGGGTTCTGTGGGCGCGGAGGTCTATTCTCGATCAGATGCCGCCCTACCAGGCCGGCAGCAATATGGCCCACGCGACCGCGACGGAGGAATGGGAGTATTCCGAGGGCGCACGAAAATTCGGAGCCGGAACCCCAAATGTCTCAGGACCGGTGGGACTGGCGGCGGCCGTCGACTTCATTAGGCGCGTAGGCTATCGCAATATGTGGAACCATGAGCAGCAGCTTACGGCTCGTCTCCAGGAGCGTTTTGCAGCTCAAAAGGGCGTGCGTGTCTTGGGCGGGACTGAGATGCAAAACCGCATCTCTCTTTTTTCGTTCACGCTGGACGGAGTACCTGCAGAAGATCTTGCCCGCAAGCTGGACCAATATGGAATTGCGATTCGCGCGGGCGATCTTGCAGCATTTCCACTGCTCCAGAGATTCGGCATAAAGCAGGCCGCGAGGGCTTCACTCTATATTTACAACACCGTCGGAGAGATCGACGATTTCGCGCGCATTCTGGGCATGTTGGCTCAAGAGGCGAGCTAGGAAAGCAATTCTCATGTCGATTCGGGCTGGGTTTGGGTTCGGCGAGGATGTCTGCTGGTCTTCAGTGAACCGCCGCTTGCGCGAAGGACCACAAGTTCCAGACATGCTCAGATCCCGCCCTGAAAGGTTGAAAATGAGATGGATTACTCGCCACGACGTGAAGGTCGACCGGGTGGCTTGTCCGTGGCTGATCAAACGCTTCGTGGATCCCGAGGCAGAATTTATTTTTGTCGCAGAAGATGAATTGCTGGCGACGGCAGCGCGGCTGAGCGCGATCCCATTCGATGCGCCGAGCCTTGCGGCCGTGAAGCTTAACCATCGCGGTCAATGTTGCACATTTGAAGCTTTTATCGAGGACTACAAGCTCACCGATCCAGCCCTGCGTCGCATGGCACTTATCGTTAGAGGGGCGGACATAAGAGGACAAGAGCACGTCTCGGCGGAAAGCCCTGGCCTACGTGCGATTGCTCACGGCTTTGCGCTCTCGGGAATCAATGACGAAGAGCGGCTCAAGCAGGAGTTTCCGATATACGACGCCCTCTACCATTACGTTTGCCGGCAAGCGCGTTGAGCGTCTCACGATTTATCTTTAGTTCGTCGATCAAAGCCAAAGGAGTTTTCGTCCCATGTTCCGCTTCGTAAGAAACACAATGCTTTTGTTCGCGACCGGCTGCTTCCTTTTTCCCTCAATGCTGCTTTTCGCACAGGAAATGCCGACAGACTATTAGGCTGTGCTGAGGTTCCTCGATCGGAAAGGCGACTTCAAAGCAGGAGTTCTAAAAGTGAACATTCCCCGCAATGATTTGAAGATGACGATTCAGGGAGTCTCCACACCGACTCCCTTGGGATTCGGCGGGTGGATCGCCTTGACGAAGGGAACCGGCGGCTCGGATGTGATGATGGGCGATCTCGTACTCTTGCAGGATGAGGTGAATCCGGTGATGTCCGCTTTGCTGGACAACGGAATCGACGTCACCGCGCTGCACAATCATTTCTTCTGGGATGAGCCGCGCGTGTACTTCATGCATGTGCACGGGATGGGAAAGGCTGACGATCTCGCCCATCGCGTCAAGCCGGGCCTCGATCTTATCGGAAAGGTCACTCCGGCTCCGGTTTCGCCTTTCGCCACGAGCGGTACCCAGCTGAATGTCGAAAAGCTGGCTACCATCGTTGGACATCAGGGTGAGCAAACGGGGCCCGTTTACAAGATTACAGTTGGCCGCGACGACATCGCTATGAAGGATCACGGTGCTGTTATGAACGCACGCATGGGACTCAACACCTGGGCTGCGTTTACTGGCACGCAGGAGGACGCTGTGATTGCCGGCGATATTGCCATGCTTGAGAACGAACTAAATCCTGTGTTGAAGACGCTTCGCAAGAATGGCCTCGATGTGGTCGCGATTCACCATCACATGACCGAGGAGCGCCCGCTTGTAATCTTCCTGCACTACTGGGGAAGAGGAAACGCGGAGAAGTTGGCCGCTGGATTTAAAGCGGCTCTCGACCAACTCGGCCATGCCGCGCCTTCGCACGGCATGGGACAGTGAGATTGCAAAAGGAAACTGCTACGCCGCTCTCCAGCTCAGGGTAACGATGGAATCCGGAGCCAGTGTGACGCGAGTTGCCAACTTCCCGAAACGGACTTCGATATCCTGAGCTGAATTAGCAGCGTTAGTAAGCACCAACGCGTAACTGCTGTCAGAATTGGCGACTGCGACGTGATTTACTCCAGATGCTTCACTGTGTGAGTCGATCACGACTGCGTTGCGCTGAATGTGGCGCGAGAAGTGTGCAAAGCCCCAATACTGACCGCTGCGCGTAACTTCATGAGTACCGGAATGAACCGTCACTGCGCCACCGCACGGAAATGGCCCGATATTCGGCTTCCCTTGTTCGTCGAGCGCAACATTCCAGGCAATGATGCAGCGCATCCCATTGCGAAGAATGCCCGTAAATGTACGGCTCCATTTGGACCAGTCGGTCAGATACTTAGGATCGGTAATGTCTGGACCACCCTCGGTCCAGTACATCTCGGCATCTGGATGGGCCGCCGCCACCTTGCGTACCAATTCGGGAGTCCCCAAGTATCCGTGCCAGGCAATGGAATTCGTGACTTTGCTCACTTTCTCATCGTCAAGTTGGCAGATCGCGCGTCCCCAGAGGTTGTAGTTGTGGTCGAGCAACCAGATCCTGGTCTTTAATCCCGCGCGTTCGATGGCGGGGCCGAGCATTTGGCCAACATACTGCACCTCGGCCTCTTGCGGAAAGAGACATGCCGGCATCCGACTGTCCTGATCGGTATCCACTTCGTTCTGCGGAGTCACGGCGTTCACCTCGACTCCTTCGGCCAGGTACGCCTGGAGAAACCTTACGATGTAGTCAGCATAGGTCTTCAAGTAGTGCCGGCGAATGGTACCGCCCAGCATCGAATTGTTGTCTTTCATCCAGCCGGGCGGACTCCACGGTGAGCCGAGTAGAAACAATTGCGGGTTAACTTCCCGGGCAGCGCGCAAGACCGGAAGGATGTATTCGCGGTCATGCTCGATTGAAAACCTCTTCAATTCGGGATCGGGCTCACCTTCATCGTAGCTAAAGACATTGCGCGAGTAGTCACTGGAACCAATGCAGACTCGACACACACTGAATGCCATCTCCTTGCGGTTAAACAGTTCGTTCAGCAGCTCTCCACGTGAGGATTGCGGCATTTGGCTCAGCACATAGCAGGCCGCGTCGGTAAGAGCTGCACCGAATCCCACAACGGGCTGCGCTTTCTCTGCAGGGTTGATTACGACCGCCGCATTGGATGGCGCGCCAGACGCAGATGTCCAGCGCAGTTGCGACGCTGGCGCATGACGGCGAGTAGCATCGGTGATGAAAACATCAATCTCCGGCTTCGGCGCCGGCACATCGGCAACGATGACATCGGCGACAGCAAGCTTGCTGCCTAGTAAGCCGCAAGCAGCGGAAGCAGCGGCCTTCTCCATGAATTCCCGGCGGGTTGGCATAGGAAGCGATTTTACAGGTGAGGCTGTGGACGGGAGTGTTGATTTAAGAAATCTTCGTTGCCGGTTCCAACGTACCGATCAATTCAACATACTCGTCGGTGGCGCGCTGGAGATTTTCGGCGAGATGACTGCGCAGTTTTATGTCGATGTCTTGCTGTATTGGCAGTTCCAGATAGGCGAAGAGCGCCTTGCGGGCGTCTTCCATTCTCTTCTCCGCCTGCTTCACATCCTGGAGCGTGCTCATGGACAGCGATTGTCTCATTGGCGTCAACTCATCATGGCCGACTCGGGGGCCAATGCAGGCCGCAGAAAAACGGTCGTCATGCGGCGAAGGTTCCCTGATACTCTCCTGTTATTTTTTTGAACCTTTTAGGAAACGGCGTTAACTGCTCGGCTGATAGTGGCTTACGGAGAAATCCACAGAAATCCCTGTTAATTCCCTGGTTTTGAGCGAAATTTTCGTATTCTGGGCAGAATTCGATGATTTTAGCGTTGAATTCGAAAAGCTTGCTGTTTTTATCCCTGTTCCTTGCTATGCCTGCAGGATTTTCCGCCGCCTTATAGCTCCCGGCGCCCCTCGATCGCCTTGGCCATGGTTACTTCGTCGGCGTATTCAATGTCGCTTCCGGCGGGAATGCCGGTGGCGATGCGGGTCAGCTTTACCGGGGAGCTCTTGAGCATGCGCGAGATGTAGGTCGCTGTAGCTTCGCCTTCGACTGTGGGATTCGTAGCGATAATGAGCTCGTCGATCTCGCCGCGATCCACGCGCTTGGAGAGACTGGTAAGCCGCAGGTGTTCTGGTCCTACTCCGTGCAGCGGAGAAAGGGCTCCGTGCAGCACGTGATATACGCCGTTGAAGCTCCGCGTCTTTTCGATTGCGGCAATATTCGTGGGCTCCTCCACTACGCAAACCAGACGCTGGTTACGCGTTGCGCTGCTGCAATAGACACAGGGATCGACATCAGTGATGTTGTTGCACACTGAGCACAGGTGAAGGCTGGCCTTGACTTGGCGGATGGAGTCGGCCAGCAGTTCGGCGTCTTCGTCACTGGCGCGCAGGATGTGGAAGGCGAGACGCTGCGCCGTCTTGCCGCCGATCCCCGGCAACTTCTTGAGTTCGTCAATGAGCCGCGCCATGGGCTCTGCAAATTTCGACAACTGGTCCTCTGATTTCGCTTCGGCTGTAGTCGATTAGAACGGCAGGTTCATGTCGCCTAGCATGCCGCCGAGGGTCGATTGCACCGTGGTATCCACTTTGCGGGAAGCTTCATTCACAGCGGCAGTAATCAGGTCCTGGAGCATCTCCACATCGCCCGACTTCACCGCTTCAGGATCGATCTTTACCGAAAGCAACTGCTTTTGCCCATTCATCGTCACGCTAACCGTGCCGCCTCCAGCAGAAGCCTCAACACTGGTTGCGCGCATCTTTTCCTGGATCTCTTGCGATGCGCGTTGCGCCTGGGCCAACAATTCCTTTGGGTTGAATTCCATTCTTGAGGAATCTCCGATCTATTTCTTTTGACGAAGATCGACCACTGTGCGCACTTCCGCTCCAAACTTCTCCTGCATGCGCCGCACCACAGGATCTTCAGCAGCCCGCTGACGAGCTCCGCCGGATCCATTGCTGTGGCCATTTGCTATGCGCTCGATTGGAGCATTCTGAGACATGCCTCCGCCGGAGACGTTCAACTTCATTACTCGGCCGCAGAGTCGACTGGCCTCCTGCGTGAGTAGGCGCTTTGCCTCGGCACTTACGCTGAGGTCGATTACCTTTTCGGAGAGCGGCAAGCGTAGATTGATCTGATTGCCCTCTAGACCCCACTCGCCACGTGCCAGCAGATCGGCGGCCGTGTCCTGGCTTTGCGCTTCGAGCACCGAGATCAACGCGGAGCGCAGCGTCTCTACAGAAATCTCCTGCTGAGTGACCGCAGATTCCGCGATTGGCTGGGGAACTTCTTCCAACGCGGTTGCGGTCGAAATCACCGTGTAGCTCGCAGTGGATCCGTCAATCGAACTCACCACCGACATCTCCGGTTCGGAGCTCCGCACTTTGCGCAACCTGTCAGCTTCGAAGGGGGACACGCGTTGTTGACTCTGCGGCGAAGCTCCCCCACTGGATGACCCAAACGGTGATGCGGAGGCTGATCTCAAGCCACCGCTCAATGGCGCAGGTCGCGCCTCAGAAATCTTTGGAACAGCCGAGAGAGAGGCGCGTGCAGGTTGAGTGACCGTTGTTGCTCCGCTGGTCGCAGTCTGGCTCAGGAACTCTTCGAGGGGGAGCAGACGAATTGCATGCACCATCTTCAGCATGCCGAGCTCAAGGTGAAACCGCTGCTCCTGTCGGTAGCCCAGCTCGTCGTGCGTGCGAAGGATAATGTTGAGAAAGCGGGTAAGGTCTTCCTCGGAGAACAGCGCCGCCGTACTCGCGACCTTCTGCCGCTCGTCGGATGAGATTTGCAGCAGCGATGATTCTCCGCCCGCCACCTTCGCAACCAAAGCATTTCGCAAGAAACGAACAAGCTGCTTGGCAAAGTGCGACGGACTCTGCCCTTCGGTCATTAGCCGGTCCAGGAGCTTTAACAAGTCCTCGCTCGAACTGCGGTGCACGCACTGCATGGCCTGCACGAGAACGTCAGACGAGACTGTTCCCATCAGCCCGCGAACTTGCGCCGCAGTCAGCTTTGCATCCGAGCCGCCTTCGAAGACGGCGCAGCAGGCGATGGCTTGATCCATGATGGAGAGCGCGTCGCGCATCGATCCATCACCGGCCTCCGCAAGAGCGGCTAGCGCATCGTTTTCCGCGCTGATGTTTTCTTGTGTTGCGACATCGCGGAGCTGGCGCACGATCTCGTCGAATCGCACTGCGTGAAAGCTGAAGTGCTGGCAGCGCGAGCGAATCGTCTGTGGAATGTCCTCGGGCTGCGTGGTGGCCATCATGAAAACAATGTGGCTGGGCGGCTCTTCCAGAGTTTTCAGCAGCGCATTAAAAGCAGCATCGGTAATTTGGTGGGCTTCGTCGAGAATGTAGATCTTGTAACGATCGCGAGCGGGACGATAGCGCACGGCATCGCGTAACTCGCGAATCTCGTCGATACCACGATTCGTCGCCGCATCGATTTCGATCACATCTACAGAGCTTCCTGCGCGGATCTCCTGGCAGGAGTCGCAAACGCCGCACGGCTCTGGAACCGGCTTATCCGTCGAGCGGCAGTTGAGCGCCATAGCCAGAATGCGCGCAACCGTGGTCTTCCCGATGCCGCGATGTCCACTGAAAATGTAGCCGTGCGCGATTCGCTGCTGGGTAATCGCATTCTGCAGCGTGCGGGTTACATGATCCTGCCCGATTACATCGGAAAATTTCTGTGGCCGGTATTTGCGGGCGAGAACCTGATAACTCATGGCGGGACCTTGTCGATTATACCTACGGTAAGAACTAGCTGAATGCCGAGCGCTGAATGCTGCGTGCTGAGTGTCTGCACGATTTTGTGTGCTAGCATCGGAGCTTCCATGACTGCGGGCAAACTTCAGGTCGTGCCATTAGGCGGGCTCGGCGAGTTCGGCATGAACTGCATGGCCCTGCGCTGGGGCGACGACATCATTGTGATCGATGCCGGTCTCATGTTCCCTGAGTCTGAGCTGCTCGGCGTCGACATCGTTGTTCCCGACATCACTTACCTGCTCGAGAATCGGGACAAAGTTCGCGCCATCCTGCTCACCCACGGCCATGAAGACCACATTGGCGGATTGCCGTGGATTCTCTCTGAGCTGAACATTCCGGTGTACGGCACGGAATTTACCCTCGCCCTCGTGGAAGGCAAGCTGGAAGAACACGAGCTGCTCGACTCTGCACAGCTCAACGAAATCACGGCGAACGAGCGCTTCCGTATCGGACCGTTCCTTATCCATCCGGTGCGCGTCACTCATAGCCTCGTGGATTGTGTGGCCCTTGCAATTCACACTCCGTTGGGAGTCGTGATTCATTCCGGCGACTTCAAGGTCGATCCCACGCCTACGGATGGCAAGCTGTTCGACCTCCATCAGTTCGCGGAGTATGGCAAAGAAGGCGCGCTACTTTTGCTGCAGGATTCGACTAACGTCGAGCGCCCAGGCTACACGCCGAGCGAGCGCGCGGTGCGTCCGCGATTTGAGGAAATCTTCACGCGCAGCAAGCGGAGGCTGTTCGTCTCCTGCTTCTCATCTTCTATACATCGGATCAAGCTCGTGGCGGACATGGCCTTCGAGCACGGACGCAAGCTGGCTCTGGTCGGTCGCTCCATGAATGAAGCTACTGAGATCGCGCAGGACCTCGGCTACATCCATATTCCCGAGGGAACGCTCATTAATCCTGGACAGATTCGCGATTTCGCTCCGGAGAAGGTTTGTGTGCTGATCAGCGGCACGCAGGGCGAGCCCATGTCTGCCTTGTCGCGCGCGGCTGTAGACAATCATAAGCACGCGAAGATCGAGCCGGGCGACACAGTCGTTCTGTCCTCGCGCATCATTCCAGGGAACGAAAAAGGGATCTATCGCATGATTGATCACCTTTACCGCCGCAACGCTCACGTTATCTATGAAGATGGTTCTGGTTCGCCCGTGCACGTAAGCGGACACGCCAGCCAGGAAGAGCTCAGGCTTCTGATTAATCTTGTTCGCCCCAGGTACTTTGTGCCGATTCACGGCGAGTATCGTCAACTTAAGCGCCACGCGGAGCTTGCCGCTTCAATGCACGGTGCTGTAGGCAGCGTGACGATGCTGGAAAGCGGCGAGGTCCTTGAGATCGACGAGCTTGGTGCGCGGAAGGCTGGAAAAGTAACGGTCGGCCGCGTCTGCATTGACTCCGGCTCAGCCAGCGACGTGGTAGAGGATCTCGTGATTCGCGATCGTCGCCACCTAAGCGAAGACGGCATTGTGCTGCCAGTAATCGCCATTAATAAGTTGACCGGCAAGGTGGAATCGATTCCCGAAATCGTGATGCGAGGATTCGCCGCCGCAGGCGCAGAGAACGGTTTTCTTGCGCAGGCTCGCGAAGTGATCAGCCGCACACTTGAACAGTCGAGCCAGGAAGAAAAGGCTGACTACGGTGTGATCAAAGAGAAGATTCGCCAGGACCTTAAGCGTTACATCAACAAGAACACCAGTCGTCGCCCCTTGATTATGCCGGTCATCCTCGAAATCTGATGCAATGTCTTTGGACTGCAATACACAAACTGTAGAGAGCAAGCGTCTTGATCACCCTCGAAAAGATTCAGCAAGCCCAGGAACGGCTGCGTGGAATCGCGCTACGCACGCCGTTGCAACGCGTTTCATTCCGGGAGGGCGAAGTTTATCTCAAACCGGAGAACCTTCAACCGATTGGCTCATTTAAGCTACGCGGCGCCTACAACAAGATCGCGACGTTTTCTCCAGGACAGCGTGAGCGCGGAGTCATCGCCTACTCCAGCGGAAATCATGCGCAGGGGGTTGCCTATGCAGCCCGTGCGATGGGTTGCCACGCCACCATCGTGATGCCCGACAACTCTCCACAACTCAAATTGGAGAAGACCCGAGCTCTCGGAGCAGAAATCGTGATCGTCGGCCCGTCGAGCGACGAGCGCAAAGCGCGCGCTGAGGAACTCGCGCAACAAAAGGGATACGCTCTCGTGCCTCCCTACGACGATGAAGCCATCATCGCCGGGCAAGGCACAATGGGCTTAGAAATTCTTACCGACTTGCCCGAGACCACTAGCGTGTTGGTTTGTGTGGGCGGCGGAGGCATGATCAGCGGAATCGCTGCCGCGGTGAAGAACATGCGGCCGAGTCCAAAGGTTTATGGAGTGGAGTCAGAGCTAGGCGCCAAAGCCAAAGCCAGCTTCGAAGCCGGCGAGCGCCTCGCCTTCCCTGCCGAGGAAACTACCCGCACCATCGCCGACGGCCTCCGCACGCAGAGCGTCGGCGAGTGTAACTTTGAACATATTCAGCGCTACGTGGACGGATTTATCAGTGTTAGCGAAGACGAAATCCGCGAAGCCGTCCGCCGCCTCGCATTCGACGCGCACTTAATAGCAGAACCCAGCGGTGCGGTTCCGCTTGCAGCAGTACTGTTCCACCGAAGTGAGTTCCCTTCTAGCGGCAAGACGGTAGCAATCGTCAGCGGAGGAAACATCGCTCCGGAGATGTTAAAGCAGATCCTGACCGAGCCGAGTTCCTAAATAACCCCCCACGTATAATCAACTGTTACCGCGACAACTCTGCACCATCCTGAGAAGTTGATGTCGCGCTCGACCTGATGATCCAGACCCTGTTCGGCAGCCTCGACGAGGAAAAAAACAAAAAGCCAGGCTTCCTGGATCGCATGAAGGAGGCGGTCTCGCGCACGCGCGAGAACCTCAGCGATCGCATCGAGGAGATCGTCGCTTTCAATAAAGAGATCGATGCCAATACCCTCGACGATCTCGAAGCCACGCTGATTGCCGCCGACCTCGGGACGACGACCACACATGAGGTCCTCGAAGCGCTGCGCGAGCGCGCCACCCATAAGCAGATCGGCGATGTGAACGAACTGAAGCGGCTACTGAAGGAACAGATCGCGGGGATCCTTAACGGCGCATCGAATGTGCCGTTACGCCGAGTCGACGGTCCCGAAGTGGTACTGATCGTCGGCGTGAACGGTACCGGTAAGACGACGACAGTCGGCAAGCTCGCAAGTTTGCTGAGAAGTCAGGGCAAAACGGTTTTGCTCTGCGCGGCCGACACGTTTCGCGCTGCCGCGATCGAGCAGTTGGAGGTCTGGGGCAGTCGAACTGGAGTGGAAGTGATAAAGACTAAACCCGGCGGCGATCCCTCGGCTGTACTCTTCGACAGTCTGAGTGCGGCGAAGGCGCGGGGAACTGACTATGTGATCGTTGATACCGCTGGCCGGCTGCATACCAAGCAGAACCTGATGGCGGAGCTGGAGAAGATGCGCCGCACAGCGCAGAAAGTAATCCCTGACTCGCCGCATGAAACCCTACTCGTGATGGACGCAACCACCGGGCAGAACGGATTGCAGCAGGCGCGTCAGTTCACGCAATCTGCAGGCGTAACCGGAATCGTGTTGACGAAGCTCGATGGCACGGCAAAAGGCGGAGTAGTAGTTGCCATCTCGCGCGAACTCGGCGTTCCTGTTCGGTACGTCGGTGTAGGAGAGAAGGCAGGAGACCTTCTGCCATTCGATTCGCAATCGTTTGTCGATTCTTTGTTCGAATAAAGGAACATGCCTCAGCAAGACAACGAGCGCTTCATGCGTCGCGCACTGGAATTGGCGCGTCGAGGTATCGCGCTCGCCTCTCCTAACCCTCATGTTGGTGCGGTAATCGTAAGCTCTGCTGGGGAAATTGTCGGCGAGGGCTTCCATACTTATGACGGCTTAAAGCACGCAGAAGTGCTCGCAGCCGAACAGGCCGGAGAGCGCGCTCGCGGAGCAACTCTCTACTTGAATCTCGAACCTTGTTCGCACACCGGACGCACCGGGCCATGCGCCGACGCAGTAATCGCTGCCGACATCAAGCGCGTGTATGCTGCCATGCCCGATCCCAATCCTCTCGTTGCGGGCAAGGGATTCGAGCGATTGCGCACAGCGGGCATCGAAGTCCACACTGGTCTGCTCGAGTCTGAAGCCCGAAAGATAAACGAGGGATTCGCGAAGTACATCACCGCGAAAACACCGCTTGTTACGCTCAAGGCCGGGATGACGCTCGATGGCAAGATAGCTCCGCCATACACACCTCCGAGCGGCGAAGTCGGTTTGGGCGATGCAGCCGGTGGCTGGATAACCAGTATCGAAGCTCGCGCTCAAGTGCAAGAATTGCGTCACGCGTCCGATGCAATCCTCGTGGGCGTGAACACAGTCATCACCGACAATCCGCTGCTCACCGACCGTACAAGCTTGCCTCGACGCCGTCCGCTGTTGCGCGTTGTAAGCGATTCCAAATTGCGCCTGCCCTTGGACTCGCGTCTCGTGAAGACAGTGAACAACGACCTGATCGTCTTCTGCTCGTTCGCGGAAGAGAAGAAGCGTCGTGAACTTGAAGAACGAGGCATTCGCGTAGAACAAGTCAGGTTGGGCGCGCTCGACGGACGTCCCGACATCGCCGCTATCATTCAGCGGCTCGGAGAGTTGGAGATCACAAGCCTGATTATCGAAGGCGGTGCGCTCGTGAATTGGACCGCGCTTGCCGCAAATGTTGTCGACAAAGTGTTCTTGTTTTACGCCCCCAAAATTCTTGCCGGAACCGGATCAGTGCCATTCGCCAGCGGTCCAGGCTTCCCTCGCATCAGCGAAGCCGCCCGCGTTCGCTCGATTTCCCTGCATCGCTTCGGAGAGGATTTTGCAGTCGAGGGCTATATAAAAGATCCGTACGAAAGATTAGGATCTTCGACGCAATAGACGCGTTCTCAAAACGAAAATGTTCACGGGATTAGTTGAACAAACCGGGACAATTGCCTCGCTGGGCAAGGCGAGTGGAGCGACGCGCATCCGCGTCTCTGCGCCGGGACTGGCATCGCAATTGAAAGAGGGAGACAGCATCGCGGTAAGCGGAGTCTGCCTCACTGCGTTATCGCCTGACCACAACACCTTCGAGGCCGATCTTGCACAAGAGACCATCGCCCGCACTTCCCTCTCCTGCCTTGCTCCAGGAGCGCTCGTGAATTTGGAGCTACCCACTCCTGCTGGCACGCCGCTCGGAGGACACGTCGTTCAGGGCCACGTTGATGGCACAGGCAGGTTGGTCCTATTCGAGCTGACGGCTCCAGGTAGAGAGGATCGTTGGTTAGAGATCGAGATTCCGCAGAGCCTCACGCGCTATGTGGTTGAGAAAGGTTCCATCACTGTGGAAGGTATCAG containing:
- a CDS encoding cysteine desulfurase, which produces MSRRKFLQLGACCATGFVGVQYTDAGSWHDQQLDAGIKSHFPVLQKRVNGHPLIYFDTAATAQRPKEVIDAITQFYSRENANPAPNLHFLARQSFEAYEHARASVATFINAADASEIVWTRGTTEAINLVAASWGEANIHRGDEILLTIAEHASNMLPWQLLAKRKEAKVRYVDVLETGHIDLESLKAKLTERTKLVCFSHVSNVLGIVNPAAQMCRIAHDAGTRVLIDAAQSVPHMSVDVRQLDCDFLAFSGHKIMGPMGIGVLWARRSILDQMPPYQAGSNMAHATATEEWEYSEGARKFGAGTPNVSGPVGLAAAVDFIRRVGYRNMWNHEQQLTARLQERFAAQKGVRVLGGTEMQNRISLFSFTLDGVPAEDLARKLDQYGIAIRAGDLAAFPLLQRFGIKQAARASLYIYNTVGEIDDFARILGMLAQEAS
- a CDS encoding YbaB/EbfC family nucleoid-associated protein, with protein sequence MEFNPKELLAQAQRASQEIQEKMRATSVEASAGGGTVSVTMNGQKQLLSVKIDPEAVKSGDVEMLQDLITAAVNEASRKVDTTVQSTLGGMLGDMNLPF
- a CDS encoding chromate resistance protein ChrB domain-containing protein; the encoded protein is MRWITRHDVKVDRVACPWLIKRFVDPEAEFIFVAEDELLATAARLSAIPFDAPSLAAVKLNHRGQCCTFEAFIEDYKLTDPALRRMALIVRGADIRGQEHVSAESPGLRAIAHGFALSGINDEERLKQEFPIYDALYHYVCRQAR
- the dnaX gene encoding DNA polymerase III subunit gamma/tau, translated to MSYQVLARKYRPQKFSDVIGQDHVTRTLQNAITQQRIAHGYIFSGHRGIGKTTVARILAMALNCRSTDKPVPEPCGVCDSCQEIRAGSSVDVIEIDAATNRGIDEIRELRDAVRYRPARDRYKIYILDEAHQITDAAFNALLKTLEEPPSHIVFMMATTQPEDIPQTIRSRCQHFSFHAVRFDEIVRQLRDVATQENISAENDALAALAEAGDGSMRDALSIMDQAIACCAVFEGGSDAKLTAAQVRGLMGTVSSDVLVQAMQCVHRSSSEDLLKLLDRLMTEGQSPSHFAKQLVRFLRNALVAKVAGGESSLLQISSDERQKVASTAALFSEEDLTRFLNIILRTHDELGYRQEQRFHLELGMLKMVHAIRLLPLEEFLSQTATSGATTVTQPARASLSAVPKISEARPAPLSGGLRSASASPFGSSSGGASPQSQQRVSPFEADRLRKVRSSEPEMSVVSSIDGSTASYTVISTATALEEVPQPIAESAVTQQEISVETLRSALISVLEAQSQDTAADLLARGEWGLEGNQINLRLPLSEKVIDLSVSAEAKRLLTQEASRLCGRVMKLNVSGGGMSQNAPIERIANGHSNGSGGARQRAAEDPVVRRMQEKFGAEVRTVVDLRQKK
- a CDS encoding ribonuclease J; translated protein: MTAGKLQVVPLGGLGEFGMNCMALRWGDDIIVIDAGLMFPESELLGVDIVVPDITYLLENRDKVRAILLTHGHEDHIGGLPWILSELNIPVYGTEFTLALVEGKLEEHELLDSAQLNEITANERFRIGPFLIHPVRVTHSLVDCVALAIHTPLGVVIHSGDFKVDPTPTDGKLFDLHQFAEYGKEGALLLLQDSTNVERPGYTPSERAVRPRFEEIFTRSKRRLFVSCFSSSIHRIKLVADMAFEHGRKLALVGRSMNEATEIAQDLGYIHIPEGTLINPGQIRDFAPEKVCVLISGTQGEPMSALSRAAVDNHKHAKIEPGDTVVLSSRIIPGNEKGIYRMIDHLYRRNAHVIYEDGSGSPVHVSGHASQEELRLLINLVRPRYFVPIHGEYRQLKRHAELAASMHGAVGSVTMLESGEVLEIDELGARKAGKVTVGRVCIDSGSASDVVEDLVIRDRRHLSEDGIVLPVIAINKLTGKVESIPEIVMRGFAAAGAENGFLAQAREVISRTLEQSSQEEKADYGVIKEKIRQDLKRYINKNTSRRPLIMPVILEI
- the recR gene encoding recombination mediator RecR, which encodes MSKFAEPMARLIDELKKLPGIGGKTAQRLAFHILRASDEDAELLADSIRQVKASLHLCSVCNNITDVDPCVYCSSATRNQRLVCVVEEPTNIAAIEKTRSFNGVYHVLHGALSPLHGVGPEHLRLTSLSKRVDRGEIDELIIATNPTVEGEATATYISRMLKSSPVKLTRIATGIPAGSDIEYADEVTMAKAIEGRREL
- a CDS encoding DUF1259 domain-containing protein, which produces MLRFLDRKGDFKAGVLKVNIPRNDLKMTIQGVSTPTPLGFGGWIALTKGTGGSDVMMGDLVLLQDEVNPVMSALLDNGIDVTALHNHFFWDEPRVYFMHVHGMGKADDLAHRVKPGLDLIGKVTPAPVSPFATSGTQLNVEKLATIVGHQGEQTGPVYKITVGRDDIAMKDHGAVMNARMGLNTWAAFTGTQEDAVIAGDIAMLENELNPVLKTLRKNGLDVVAIHHHMTEERPLVIFLHYWGRGNAEKLAAGFKAALDQLGHAAPSHGMGQ
- a CDS encoding glycoside hydrolase family 30 beta sandwich domain-containing protein, with the translated sequence MPTRREFMEKAAASAACGLLGSKLAVADVIVADVPAPKPEIDVFITDATRRHAPASQLRWTSASGAPSNAAVVINPAEKAQPVVGFGAALTDAACYVLSQMPQSSRGELLNELFNRKEMAFSVCRVCIGSSDYSRNVFSYDEGEPDPELKRFSIEHDREYILPVLRAAREVNPQLFLLGSPWSPPGWMKDNNSMLGGTIRRHYLKTYADYIVRFLQAYLAEGVEVNAVTPQNEVDTDQDSRMPACLFPQEAEVQYVGQMLGPAIERAGLKTRIWLLDHNYNLWGRAICQLDDEKVSKVTNSIAWHGYLGTPELVRKVAAAHPDAEMYWTEGGPDITDPKYLTDWSKWSRTFTGILRNGMRCIIAWNVALDEQGKPNIGPFPCGGAVTVHSGTHEVTRSGQYWGFAHFSRHIQRNAVVIDSHSEASGVNHVAVANSDSSYALVLTNAANSAQDIEVRFGKLATRVTLAPDSIVTLSWRAA